In the Theobroma cacao cultivar B97-61/B2 chromosome 1, Criollo_cocoa_genome_V2, whole genome shotgun sequence genome, one interval contains:
- the LOC108662584 gene encoding uncharacterized protein LOC108662584 produces the protein MAIISSEEPVISRLDRVDNMLRQLEEIRGCSKSPRSSCASTPSSGTFTSEGHPSSVDLASPSSLEKHCRPIDHVMVETQVKGTLIQRLDQVEDRLLKLCLRLEEELEAEKRREESVEKRPAHKKGIKQFVKQCVKGKHSKHKLKQGTGVENLDVKIL, from the exons ATGGCTATCATCAGTAGTGAAGAACCGGTGATCTCTAGGCTGGACAGAGTAGACAACATG TTAAGGCAGTTGGAGGAAATAAGAGGGTGCAGCAAGTCGCCGAGGAGCTCTTGCGCATCCACCCCATCAAGTGGGACTTTCACCAGCGAGGGTCATCCATCATCCGTGGATTTGGCCTCCCCAAGCAGCCTGGAGAAGCACTGCCGTCCTATCGATCATGTGATGGTGGAGACTCAGGTTAAAGGAACGCTCATCCAGAGGCTGGACCAAGTAGAGGACCGTCTTCTAAAG CTATGTCTGCGGTTGGAGGAAGAACTAGAAGCAGAGAAGAGGAGAGAAGAGAGTGTTGAGAAGAGGCCTGCGCACAAGAAAGGGATTAAACAATTTGTGAAACAATGTGTCAAAGGAAAACACTCAAAACACAAGTTGAAGCAAGGAACTGGGGTTGAAAATCTTGATGTAAAAATATTGTAa